The following coding sequences are from one Fusobacterium perfoetens window:
- the tgt gene encoding tRNA guanosine(34) transglycosylase Tgt, whose amino-acid sequence MQKLPVTYELIKKTGNARAGVITTPHGTVETPVFMPVGTQGTVKGMTKEELVELGSEIILGNTYHLHLRPGDDIVAKFGGLHGFSKWEKPILTDSGGFQVFSLGHLRKITEEGVAFSSHLDGSKRFLSPEKSIEIQNNLGSDIVMLFDECPPGMSSRQYLVPSIERTARWAKRCIDAHKRPEEQGLFAIVQGGIYEDLREKSLESLLEMDESFSGYAMGGLAVGEPREDMYRILEKITPKFPENKPRYLMGVGEPLDMLEAVESGIDMMDCVQPTRIGRHGTVFTKYGRLVVKNAGYAEDDRPLDEGCNCYVCRNYSRGYIRHLLKAGEILGQRLTTYHNLYFLVHLMKNARKAILEDRFPEFKEEFIKNYQMGNNSEWIKPRKIK is encoded by the coding sequence ATGCAGAAATTACCTGTAACATATGAATTAATAAAAAAGACTGGTAATGCCAGAGCAGGTGTAATAACTACACCTCATGGAACAGTAGAGACACCAGTGTTTATGCCTGTAGGAACACAGGGAACAGTAAAAGGAATGACTAAAGAAGAACTGGTTGAACTTGGTTCTGAAATAATACTTGGAAATACTTATCATCTTCACTTAAGACCAGGGGATGATATTGTAGCAAAATTTGGAGGACTTCATGGATTTTCAAAATGGGAGAAACCTATCCTTACAGATAGTGGAGGATTTCAAGTATTCAGTCTAGGTCATTTAAGAAAAATAACAGAAGAAGGAGTAGCTTTCAGTTCACATCTTGATGGTTCAAAGCGTTTTCTATCTCCTGAAAAATCAATAGAGATACAAAATAATTTAGGTTCAGATATAGTAATGCTTTTTGATGAATGTCCACCAGGAATGTCATCAAGACAGTATTTAGTTCCTTCAATAGAAAGAACTGCAAGATGGGCAAAAAGATGTATAGATGCTCATAAAAGACCTGAAGAACAAGGACTTTTTGCAATTGTTCAAGGTGGGATATATGAAGATTTAAGAGAAAAAAGCTTAGAATCTCTTCTTGAAATGGATGAAAGTTTTTCAGGATATGCAATGGGTGGTCTTGCTGTAGGAGAACCTAGAGAGGATATGTATAGAATTCTAGAAAAAATAACTCCTAAATTTCCAGAAAATAAACCAAGATATTTAATGGGAGTAGGAGAGCCTTTAGATATGCTTGAGGCTGTTGAATCTGGAATAGATATGATGGACTGTGTTCAGCCTACAAGAATAGGAAGACATGGAACTGTATTTACAAAATATGGAAGACTTGTTGTAAAAAATGCAGGTTATGCAGAAGATGACAGACCTCTTGATGAAGGATGTAACTGTTATGTATGCAGAAATTATTCAAGAGGATATATAAGACATCTTTTAAAAGCTGGTGAAATTTTAGGACAAAGACTTACAACTTATCATAACTTATATTTTCTTGTACATTTGATGAAAAATGCAAGAAAAGCAATACTTGAAGATAGATTTCCTGAATTTAAAGAAGAATTTATAAAGAATTATCAAATGGGAAATAATTCTGAATGGATAAAACCTAGAAAAATAAAATAA
- a CDS encoding ABC-F family ATP-binding cassette domain-containing protein yields the protein MISTSNLSMRFPDKKLFEDVNIKFTPGNCYGLIGANGAGKSTFVKILSGVITPTEGEVILDKNKRMAVLSQNHFAYEDVKVLDVVLMGHKKLWDIMVEKNAIYAKEDFTEEDGMRAADLEGEFAELNGWEAESEASTLLTGLGLRAKYHEMLMKELNEPQKIKVLLAQCLFGNPDVLLLDEPTNGLDIKAVAWLENFLMDLENTTVIVVSHDRHFLNKVCTHIADIDYGKIKMFVGNYDFWYESSQLMLSLISNKNKKLEQKRQELQEFIARFSANAAKSKQATSRKKQLEKLQLEDMQVSNRKYPFIEFKPDREAGNNMLKVENLTKSINGVKVIDNLSFTINTKDKVVFLSESDIVKTTLLSLLAGDLEPDSGTITWGVTVTHAYMPKDNSAFFEGVDLDLVDWLRPYSPDQHDSFVRGFLGRMLFTGEESLKKAKVLSGGEKVRCMLSRMMMSGANALLFDNPTDHLDLESITSLNKALIKFPGTILFAGHDHEFIQTVANRIIEILPDGKIIDKLMTYDDYIQMKIDEEKDND from the coding sequence ATGATATCAACAAGTAATCTTAGTATGAGATTTCCTGATAAAAAACTTTTTGAAGATGTAAATATTAAATTTACTCCGGGAAACTGTTATGGACTTATCGGTGCCAATGGTGCAGGAAAATCTACTTTTGTAAAAATACTTTCAGGAGTAATAACTCCAACTGAAGGAGAAGTAATATTAGATAAAAATAAAAGAATGGCAGTTTTATCACAAAACCACTTTGCATATGAAGATGTTAAAGTTTTAGATGTTGTTCTTATGGGGCATAAAAAACTTTGGGATATAATGGTTGAAAAAAATGCTATCTATGCTAAAGAAGACTTTACTGAAGAAGATGGTATGAGAGCTGCAGACCTTGAAGGTGAATTTGCTGAACTTAATGGTTGGGAAGCTGAATCAGAAGCAAGCACACTTCTTACAGGACTTGGTTTAAGAGCAAAATATCACGAAATGCTTATGAAAGAACTTAACGAGCCACAAAAAATTAAAGTTCTTTTAGCTCAATGTCTTTTTGGAAATCCTGATGTACTTCTTCTTGACGAGCCTACAAACGGACTTGATATAAAAGCTGTTGCATGGCTTGAAAATTTCCTTATGGATCTTGAAAACACAACTGTTATAGTTGTATCTCACGACAGACACTTTTTAAATAAAGTATGTACACACATTGCTGACATTGATTATGGAAAAATTAAAATGTTCGTAGGTAACTATGACTTCTGGTATGAATCAAGTCAACTTATGTTATCATTAATTTCTAATAAAAATAAAAAACTTGAACAAAAAAGACAAGAACTTCAAGAATTCATTGCAAGATTCAGTGCCAATGCAGCTAAATCTAAACAAGCTACATCAAGAAAAAAACAACTTGAAAAATTACAGCTTGAAGATATGCAAGTTTCTAACAGAAAATATCCATTCATTGAATTTAAACCTGACAGAGAAGCAGGAAATAACATGCTTAAAGTTGAAAACCTTACTAAATCTATAAATGGTGTTAAAGTAATTGATAATCTTTCATTTACAATAAATACTAAAGATAAAGTTGTTTTCCTTTCTGAAAGCGATATTGTTAAAACAACTCTTCTTTCTCTTCTTGCAGGAGATTTAGAACCTGATTCAGGAACAATTACATGGGGAGTTACTGTAACACATGCTTATATGCCTAAAGATAATTCTGCTTTCTTTGAAGGTGTTGACTTAGATCTTGTTGACTGGTTAAGACCATATTCACCTGATCAGCACGATTCTTTTGTAAGAGGTTTCTTAGGAAGAATGCTTTTCACTGGTGAAGAATCTCTTAAAAAAGCAAAAGTTTTATCTGGAGGAGAAAAAGTAAGATGTATGCTTTCAAGAATGATGATGTCTGGAGCAAATGCACTTTTATTTGATAACCCTACAGACCACTTAGATCTTGAATCTATTACATCACTTAACAAAGCACTTATAAAATTCCCTGGAACTATTTTATTTGCTGGACACGACCACGAATTTATTCAAACAGTTGCAAACAGAATTATTGAAATTCTTCCTGATGGAAAAATTATTGATAAATTAATGACTTATGATGATTATATTCAAATGAAAATAGATGAAGAAAAAGATAATGATTAG
- the mgsA gene encoding methylglyoxal synthase encodes MKKRIALIAHDKKKDDLVKFVKEHVEFFRNYELVATGTTGGRIMEATGLNIKRYLSGPLGGDQQIGADVANGLIDAVFFFQDPLTSQPHEPDIRALGRLCDVHNIPMATNERAAQLLITGLKFENGIL; translated from the coding sequence ATGAAAAAAAGAATTGCATTGATTGCACATGACAAAAAGAAAGACGATCTTGTTAAATTTGTCAAAGAACATGTTGAGTTTTTCAGAAATTATGAACTTGTAGCAACAGGAACTACAGGAGGGAGAATAATGGAGGCAACTGGTCTTAATATAAAAAGATATCTTTCAGGACCTCTAGGAGGAGACCAGCAAATCGGAGCTGATGTAGCAAATGGTTTAATTGATGCTGTTTTCTTTTTCCAAGATCCCCTTACTAGTCAGCCTCATGAACCTGATATCAGAGCATTAGGAAGACTTTGTGATGTACACAATATACCAATGGCGACTAATGAAAGAGCTGCTCAGCTTTTAATAACAGGTTTAAAATTTGAAAATGGAATCTTATAA
- a CDS encoding phosphatidylserine decarboxylase has product MEFKQIEYINRSTDKIEIEKVPGENFLKFLYYNPFGKLALEATVKRKFLSKWYGKKMDSPESCKMIEKFAKDNGINLNESKKSLKEFKSFNDFFIRELKNGARKIDYDEDTLVSPADGKILVIENLHDSSKFFLKGEEFTLNEFFKDEVLAEKYQGGIMVIVRLAPVDYHRFHFPADGKISESKEIKGYYYSVSPHAIRKNFRIFCENKREYSVLSTEKYGDICMCEIGATMVGGIKQTYKPETFVKKGEEKGYFYFGGSTVIMFLEKDRVEIDRDILENSINGIETKIFMGEGIGKKF; this is encoded by the coding sequence ATGGAATTTAAGCAAATAGAATATATTAATAGAAGCACAGACAAAATTGAAATAGAAAAAGTTCCCGGAGAAAACTTTTTAAAATTTTTATATTACAACCCTTTTGGAAAGCTTGCTCTTGAAGCTACAGTAAAAAGAAAGTTTCTTTCAAAATGGTATGGAAAAAAAATGGATAGTCCTGAATCATGTAAGATGATAGAAAAGTTTGCTAAGGACAATGGGATAAACCTTAATGAATCTAAAAAAAGTTTAAAAGAATTTAAATCTTTTAACGATTTTTTCATAAGGGAGTTAAAAAATGGAGCAAGAAAAATAGATTATGATGAAGATACTTTAGTCTCTCCTGCAGATGGGAAAATTCTTGTTATAGAAAATCTTCATGACAGCAGTAAGTTCTTTTTAAAAGGAGAAGAATTTACACTGAATGAGTTTTTTAAAGATGAAGTCCTTGCAGAAAAATATCAGGGAGGAATAATGGTAATAGTAAGACTTGCCCCTGTAGATTATCATAGATTCCATTTTCCAGCAGATGGAAAAATATCAGAAAGTAAAGAGATAAAGGGATATTATTATTCAGTATCTCCTCATGCTATAAGAAAAAATTTCAGAATTTTCTGTGAAAATAAAAGAGAATATTCCGTTCTCTCAACAGAAAAATATGGTGATATATGTATGTGTGAAATAGGAGCTACAATGGTAGGAGGAATAAAACAGACATATAAGCCTGAAACATTTGTGAAAAAAGGAGAGGAAAAAGGATACTTCTATTTTGGAGGTTCAACTGTTATAATGTTCCTTGAAAAAGACAGGGTTGAAATTGACAGAGATATTCTTGAAAACAGCATAAATGGAATAGAAACAAAAATATTTATGGGTGAAGGAATAGGAAAAAAATTCTAA
- a CDS encoding NusG domain II-containing protein has protein sequence MNSLIKEKTLKRKPCYFKKGDIIIYLFLFVFFFCAVKYVIGIEAVKGNKIEIYVDNQLKYVYPLQEKRQDYFINTNLGGVNVQVEKMKVRVTSSNSPLKICVKQGWISNAGDAIIGIPDRLLIKIVGEKKDGTEELDSIAR, from the coding sequence ATGAATTCTTTAATTAAGGAGAAAACATTGAAAAGAAAGCCATGTTATTTTAAAAAGGGAGACATTATTATTTATTTGTTTCTTTTCGTATTTTTCTTTTGTGCTGTTAAATATGTTATTGGAATAGAAGCAGTAAAAGGGAATAAAATAGAAATATATGTAGATAACCAGCTTAAATATGTATATCCTCTTCAAGAAAAAAGACAAGATTATTTTATAAATACAAACCTTGGAGGAGTAAATGTTCAGGTTGAAAAAATGAAGGTAAGGGTTACTTCTTCAAATTCACCTTTAAAAATATGTGTGAAACAAGGCTGGATTTCAAATGCAGGAGATGCGATAATAGGTATTCCTGACAGACTTCTTATAAAAATTGTTGGAGAGAAAAAAGACGGTACAGAGGAACTGGATAGTATAGCCAGATAA
- a CDS encoding AI-2E family transporter produces the protein MKYKHLFIKALIVGTLLILIQTMFQNMNGFLSILNGLSKYLRPFIYAMFIAVLLNPMVEFTEKKLNFKRGMAIALSLVALVVFLTATLLWFIPNLIESFEEIIEKFPAFQENFNKYLEQVFQFLREKNLLFMDGEEIKQAIQDFFVKNMNNIRALLISLGLNVIDWIVEIFIIFLGGFLALYFIYNREYFMQYIKNMIFIFYGEKEADEGLSFLIECKNIFLNYMAGRIIISVIVGIIAFAVMKIAGVPYALLNAVMIGVGNMIPYFGSIAAGIIAFILVLLSNPVKCFYLLLAIIIAQNVDGYIIGPKILGKSVGISSFWIIASVIIMGNIMGTLGMFLGVPIFAIIKLIYIRILKNKKEKLKIEEKQN, from the coding sequence ATGAAATACAAACATTTATTTATAAAAGCTTTAATAGTAGGAACTCTACTTATTCTTATTCAGACAATGTTTCAGAATATGAATGGTTTTTTAAGCATTTTAAATGGACTTTCTAAATATCTTCGTCCTTTTATATATGCTATGTTTATAGCAGTGCTACTTAATCCTATGGTAGAATTTACAGAAAAAAAACTAAATTTTAAAAGAGGAATGGCAATAGCCTTATCTCTTGTAGCTCTTGTGGTATTTTTAACTGCAACACTTCTATGGTTTATACCAAATCTTATAGAAAGTTTTGAAGAAATTATAGAAAAATTTCCAGCTTTTCAAGAGAATTTTAATAAATACTTAGAACAAGTATTCCAGTTTTTAAGAGAAAAAAATCTTTTGTTTATGGATGGAGAAGAAATAAAGCAAGCTATACAAGATTTCTTTGTGAAAAATATGAATAATATAAGAGCTCTTCTAATTTCACTAGGTCTTAATGTAATTGATTGGATAGTAGAGATATTTATAATTTTTCTTGGTGGTTTTTTAGCTCTTTATTTTATTTATAACAGAGAATATTTTATGCAGTATATAAAAAATATGATATTTATTTTTTATGGAGAAAAAGAAGCTGATGAAGGGCTTTCATTTCTTATAGAATGTAAAAATATTTTTCTTAATTATATGGCAGGAAGAATAATAATATCGGTTATAGTAGGAATTATAGCTTTTGCTGTTATGAAAATAGCAGGAGTTCCTTATGCACTTTTAAATGCAGTTATGATAGGTGTTGGAAATATGATTCCATATTTTGGTTCAATAGCTGCAGGAATCATAGCATTTATTCTTGTTCTTTTATCAAATCCTGTCAAATGTTTTTATCTTCTTCTAGCAATAATAATTGCTCAGAATGTTGATGGATATATAATAGGTCCAAAAATTTTAGGAAAAAGTGTGGGAATAAGTTCTTTCTGGATAATAGCTTCCGTCATAATTATGGGAAATATTATGGGAACTTTAGGAATGTTTTTAGGTGTTCCTATATTTGCAATAATAAAACTTATTTATATAAGAATATTAAAAAATAAAAAAGAAAAATTAAAGATTGAGGAGAAACAAAACTAA
- a CDS encoding THUMP domain-containing class I SAM-dependent RNA methyltransferase — protein MKDFTIIASSTMGLESIVRDECVELGFKDVHAFNGKVEFKGNFKDVVKANIHLRCADRIFIKMGEFKALTFEELFQNVKKIKWSEIIEKNGEFPISWVSSVKSKLFSKSDIQKIAKKAIVENMKEIYDIEKFPENGALFRIKIQGNKDIFTIMIDTSGDALHKRGYRNLINEAPLKETMAAALVKLSRWKGGDRPFVDPMCGTGTIAIEAAMIGRNIAPGVNRNFAAEEWKVIPKDYWIDLRDEAFSQEDYENKVMVYASDIDAETIKIAEENAERAGVEEDILFECKNFLDLEPTAEKGCLVTNPPYGERLLNDEKVERLYRLLGDVCKTRFPKWSYYIITSYPEFEKYFDKKSTKNRKLYNGGIECHYYQYYGER, from the coding sequence ATGAAAGATTTTACAATAATTGCATCATCAACTATGGGACTTGAAAGCATAGTAAGAGATGAATGTGTTGAACTTGGATTTAAAGATGTGCATGCTTTTAATGGAAAAGTTGAATTTAAAGGAAATTTTAAAGATGTAGTAAAAGCTAATATTCACCTTAGATGTGCAGATAGAATATTTATAAAAATGGGAGAATTTAAAGCTCTTACTTTTGAAGAACTTTTTCAAAATGTAAAAAAAATAAAATGGAGTGAAATAATAGAGAAAAATGGAGAATTCCCTATAAGTTGGGTAAGTTCTGTTAAATCTAAATTATTTTCTAAATCTGATATTCAGAAAATAGCTAAAAAAGCTATAGTTGAAAATATGAAAGAAATTTATGATATAGAAAAATTCCCTGAGAATGGAGCTCTTTTCAGAATAAAGATTCAAGGAAATAAAGATATTTTTACAATAATGATAGACACAAGTGGTGATGCTCTTCATAAAAGAGGATACAGAAATCTAATAAATGAAGCTCCTCTTAAGGAAACTATGGCAGCAGCTCTTGTAAAATTAAGCCGTTGGAAAGGTGGAGACAGACCTTTTGTTGATCCTATGTGTGGAACAGGTACTATTGCCATTGAAGCTGCAATGATAGGAAGAAATATTGCTCCAGGAGTAAACAGAAATTTTGCTGCTGAAGAATGGAAAGTTATCCCTAAAGATTATTGGATAGATTTAAGAGATGAAGCTTTTTCTCAGGAAGATTATGAAAATAAAGTTATGGTTTATGCTTCTGATATAGATGCAGAAACTATAAAAATAGCAGAAGAAAATGCAGAGAGAGCAGGAGTTGAAGAGGATATTCTTTTTGAATGTAAAAACTTCCTTGATCTTGAACCTACAGCAGAAAAAGGTTGTCTTGTAACAAATCCTCCTTATGGAGAAAGACTTTTAAATGATGAAAAAGTTGAGAGACTTTACAGACTTCTTGGTGATGTATGTAAAACAAGATTTCCTAAGTGGTCTTATTATATAATTACTTCTTATCCTGAATTTGAAAAATATTTTGATAAGAAGTCAACTAAAAATAGAAAACTTTATAATGGTGGAATAGAATGTCACTATTATCAATATTATGGTGAGAGATAA
- a CDS encoding peptidylprolyl isomerase produces the protein MSDLVLNAKIVTDKGDINLKLFPEVAPLTVLNFTHLAKRGYYDNLKFHRVIADFMIQGGDPTGTGAGGPGYQFGDEFKEGLVFDRKGLLAMANAGKNTNGSQFFITHVETPWLNYHHTIFGEVVSDADQEVVNKIAQGDIIKTIEITGDFDKFLTEENKKMTEQMDEMLDSQFPNLKKY, from the coding sequence ATGTCAGATTTAGTATTAAATGCAAAAATAGTTACAGATAAAGGGGATATAAATTTAAAACTTTTCCCTGAAGTAGCACCACTTACAGTTTTAAATTTCACACATTTAGCTAAAAGAGGATATTATGACAATCTTAAATTTCATAGAGTTATAGCTGATTTTATGATTCAAGGAGGAGATCCAACAGGAACTGGAGCAGGAGGACCTGGATATCAATTTGGAGATGAATTTAAAGAAGGACTTGTATTTGACAGAAAAGGGCTTCTTGCAATGGCAAATGCAGGAAAAAATACAAATGGATCACAATTTTTTATAACTCATGTGGAAACTCCATGGCTTAACTATCATCATACAATTTTTGGAGAAGTTGTTTCTGATGCAGATCAAGAAGTTGTAAATAAAATAGCTCAGGGAGATATAATAAAAACAATAGAGATTACAGGAGATTTTGATAAATTCTTAACAGAAGAAAATAAAAAAATGACTGAACAAATGGATGAAATGCTTGATAGTCAGTTTCCAAATTTAAAAAAATATTAA
- a CDS encoding shikimate kinase encodes MKDNIALIGFMGSGKTTIGRLLAKALDMKYIDIDREIERIEQRPVTEIYKEKGENYFKDLERKIIARESLENNIVISTGGDSIVDNKNIKSLKETSFVVYLNCSIDCIYERVKDKTHRPLLNVENVYETIVELYNKRRILYQISCDFIVDIDTNTNMYDTVDKIKEKYILS; translated from the coding sequence ATGAAAGATAATATTGCTCTGATTGGATTTATGGGCAGTGGAAAAACGACAATAGGAAGGCTTTTGGCAAAAGCTCTTGATATGAAATATATAGATATTGACCGGGAAATAGAAAGAATAGAACAAAGACCTGTTACTGAAATCTATAAAGAAAAGGGAGAAAATTATTTTAAAGATTTAGAAAGAAAAATAATTGCCAGAGAATCTCTTGAAAATAATATAGTTATATCAACAGGAGGAGATTCAATAGTAGATAATAAAAATATAAAGAGTTTAAAAGAAACATCTTTTGTGGTATACTTAAATTGTAGCATAGATTGCATATATGAAAGAGTAAAAGATAAAACACACAGACCTCTTTTAAATGTGGAAAATGTCTATGAGACAATAGTTGAACTTTATAATAAACGAAGAATACTTTATCAAATTTCATGTGATTTCATTGTGGATATAGATACGAATACTAATATGTATGATACAGTTGACAAGATAAAAGAAAAGTATATATTAAGTTAA
- a CDS encoding SDR family NAD(P)-dependent oxidoreductase, producing the protein MESRLTGKVVLITGATAGIGRSTAFGFAKMGCRLVLLVRNAEKGEALKKEIQEKYDVEIKLLIVDVRDAKGIEAAILGLPEEWKKISILVNNAGLAYGLDKVYKAEIDDIDTVIDTNIKGMLYVTRVVVPLMLEYKMEGHVINLGSIAAVSAYAGGAIYCATKAAIKLLSDGLRIDLVDTPIKVTNIQPGVVETGFSLVRFKGDKERADAVYRGIEALTPDDVADTIVYAANIPHNVQLTEITMTPCHQADGRCIHKEVK; encoded by the coding sequence ATGGAAAGCAGATTAACAGGAAAAGTAGTATTAATCACAGGAGCAACAGCAGGAATTGGAAGAAGTACAGCCTTTGGTTTTGCTAAAATGGGGTGCAGACTTGTTCTTCTTGTAAGAAATGCAGAAAAAGGTGAAGCACTTAAGAAAGAGATACAAGAAAAATATGATGTAGAAATCAAACTTTTAATAGTTGATGTAAGAGATGCAAAAGGTATTGAAGCAGCAATTTTAGGTCTTCCAGAAGAATGGAAAAAAATAAGTATTCTTGTAAATAATGCAGGTCTTGCTTATGGACTTGATAAAGTTTATAAAGCAGAAATAGATGATATTGATACTGTAATAGATACAAATATCAAAGGAATGCTTTATGTAACAAGAGTAGTTGTACCTTTAATGCTTGAATATAAAATGGAAGGTCATGTAATTAACCTTGGTTCAATAGCAGCTGTTTCAGCTTATGCAGGTGGAGCAATTTATTGTGCTACAAAAGCAGCTATAAAACTTTTAAGTGATGGATTAAGAATAGACCTTGTTGATACTCCAATAAAAGTTACTAATATTCAGCCAGGTGTTGTAGAAACAGGATTCAGCCTTGTAAGATTTAAAGGAGATAAAGAAAGAGCAGATGCTGTTTATAGAGGAATAGAAGCTCTTACTCCAGATGATGTTGCTGATACTATTGTTTATGCTGCAAATATTCCACATAATGTTCAATTAACTGAAATCACAATGACTCCTTGCCATCAAGCTGATGGAAGATGTATTCATAAAGAAGTAAAATAG